The nucleotide sequence AAATACGCGAAAACTTCCACTCAATCAGAGCCCTGCATTAATTTGTGTTACTTGAACTTGCCTTACTACTGTCATACTTGACTAACTCATCTAGACTAAAATTCAGTTTATTACCAGTAAGAATTTGTATTCGCTCCAATAAAAGCCTTTACAGTGCTTACGATTATTTTTCTGTCTTATTGAGTGCTTTAGTATTATACTGTGATGCTGTATGAGTttttacgaataaaaaaaaatattatgcaggTCTTTTGTCAGTTTTCTCTTGTGGCGTTCTCGTAGCACATGTCGCAATTCACGAGAGCTTTTTGTGTACTTACGAGGGTTGCCCCCTGATTTCGTTAGAGACGCATTAATGCATGTTAAATTCCGACAGTTCTAAATCAACGAGCGCTCTTAACATTGTGCTGTGTGGACGATACCTACCTTGCAGGTTGAGTAGTCCAGGGAAGCTGTGCGGCATTGCTCCGTTGGTGTTGGCGATGTGAGCGGGGTCGTCGTAATCCAATGGCTCTTGTTTTGCCCGGGGTTCGCCCTCCGTGTCACTCGCACCAGCATCCGATGAAGAGTCCTCACCCTCACCCGACTAGGAGGCAGAAAGAATGATTAGGCTTGCAAAATAGGTTAAGATTCGCAAAAATAACTTCTGGATCTTCTTCAGATCTTGATCCGAGTCCTAGGTCGAATCATCGTTTAAAAGGTGcagataaaactatttttaatattgtgcTGTTTAATTGAgtctgttttaaaataatctttGATGTTCCAGCTGTTCCAGGTGTATGGTtactaaatacaaattaaagttttatgtcatacaaaatgttaactttttcaGATCAGTGGTAACAGTTGTCTAGATGTTTgacgttatatttttatttaattatcaagGCGTTTTAGCTGTACATTCCAGGTGTTCCAGATGGTCAAGCTGTTGAACAAGCTGTTGCCGATACGGTGTTTACTCTAATGCTAGGCTAAGCTTGTGCTCGTTGCTTTTGCGCTTGTCTACTCCCAGCTGTCTACCATCAAATTCCAGGTGGTTTATCTGCTTGTTACCAGGTTGTTAGAGATTGTAGACAGAAGTGCTCCCTGCTCTAACGCTTGGCCAAAAAGCACGAGCTTGTAACTATTACACTTAAGGCTAATCTAGTCTCAGCTGTATCCTGCTGTAAACTCCAGGTGGTCTATATGCTTACCAGGTTGTTTGAGATGTTCGACAAATGCGCTCCCGGTTCTAATGCTTGGCCGAACAATGCAAGCTCGTGTCCATTGCGCTCCGGACTCGCCTGCGCCAGAAGCTGCTCCGTCCTACACCAGAAACGGTTAGGGGATCATTAGTATGGCAGTGAGAGGAACTATTGTTGACAGATCAGAAGATATATACTGTTGGATCCTGTTAGCAACACTGCCAACATAgagtattttttacttttttataaactttttttttgtctataGGTGATGTGGCCGCCCCACTTCCTCCCTTCTCTATCAGCCATTCCAAGCGTGTGTAACTAATTTGTGTGTCTTTGCAATAAACTTGCTTTTATCTGAAGAAGCGATGTTTTAAAGTGTCTACAGTCCGCTAAATATACCCAACAAGCAACACAAACTTGTATAGATCCTTTGTGGGATCCAGCttgcaaatataaataaaatatagaatatggcaaattcagaacttgtcaaatacaaatttaatgaaaatttgcactttaaagttgaatatttcgcaaacagatcactgaatagaaaaattatcTTAGAAACCcaccaatggttttaaaagacctatccaaggataccccacactatagggatagtcgagaaaaaaaaaacacccacacGTTACGTCTAATGGGAactttacagtaaaaaaaattttttttactctttttttattgtaccgctttgttggcgtgactgatatgtatattcatgccaaattacagctctacagtactaacggtctctgagcttacccgcggacagacagacagacggacagacatggcgaaactataagtgttcctagttgactacggaccCCTAAAAAATGCAACTATCCTCACCTAGTCTTCATCTGAGCCTGGTAGAGGTCTGAGGAGCGCGCGCGCTTGGGCGGCGGCGTGCTGGACGCGCCGTCGTCCGgtctgcgcgcgcgccggcccTCGCGCGGCGCCGCCTCGCGCTCGCGAGACCCGCCCGACCCCGTCTCCGTCCACGATGACGCTGATTGCTGGAGGTGAAGGAGGTTCAAATGATGAGCAGCTGAGCTGAGCTGCATTcatatttatctgtcgtgtgttgttgtgatgctctctgtctctctctctctctctctctctctctatagttTTGATGCGACGCAACAAAAGCCGTCACAGCaaactgcatcagataaatgtgaacgcaaccatataaatgtatgaaaccgagaCCATTCTGATGCGACAAGACACAACACGACAAATAGTGGGAATGCGGCTTAATAACTGCGTTTctacttcttttttttcatttacacattatcgcacagcacatctttAGTAGgtagaaacagctgagcggagcaaggatgtgtaaatgaagcgtttttattggttcatgctATTTAATACCGGAGTGTGAGTACATGGATACATAGGACAATATATTATTCGGTTATCGTAAGTCATCCTTACGGGAGACGCCTTATTCTGCTCCATTGTGGGCACGGGCACCGTCGGTGGTACATCGGTCAGCCCGCGCACTTGCAACAGCTGCGCCGCTTTAAGGAACTCCTTGAGTTGCTCCTGCCCTATGTGAACTTCTCCTTGGTACATAAACCTGACAAAGAGAggacaaaattgaataaaataaaaaccgatccagagcgtgtcggacgcccaaaatagggttccgtagccattacgaaaaaaataaataatatttttctaagatttcgtattttatacggaatcttccaagttaaggtatattttataccttaggctgctaattactcttaaactactaataattattaagcaaacttagccgttctagttttccttgaaagtttgatagggggggggggacgctcgattttaatgaaaatttgcactttaaagttgaatattttgcaaaaaaatcactgaatcgaaaaatcgttttagcaacccctaatgattttgaaagacctatccaacgataccccacactacaagtttggatgagaaaaaaaatcaaccccactttacgtctatgggaggtacaataaaaaaaatatttttgaattttttattgtaccattttgtcggcatagtttacatacaaattcgtgcaaaattacagctttctagcattgatagtccctgagcaaagccgcggacggacggacagacagacagacagacatggcgaaactatatgggttccgtttttgccattttggctccggaaccctaaaaaagcaagGACGTGTCTTTGGCCTTAAAGCGACTAAACCCCAAAAAATGACATTGCGAAGTGTCCTCGTTATGGAGCCTTGGACAAAACGGATGATAATGCTTTGAATAGCTTGTTAACATGTGTGTACGGTAGTATTATACCAATATCATGatacctatcgcctctcaaacagagggtcgtgggttcaaaccccggctctcgcacctctgagtttttcgaaattcatgtgcggaattacatttgaaatttaccacgagctttgcggtgaaggaaaacatcgtgaggaaacgcaattaaatggtgcgtgtgaagttcccaatccgcactgggcccgcgtgggaactatggcccaagccctcttgttctgagaggaggcctgtgcccagcagtgggacgtatataggctgggatgatgatgatgatgataaataatttaaaattaatattctgatatttttttagggaGCTCCGATATCAAAGGAACTTTAAGCAAATTCCTTTTATAAAAGACAGTTCAGTTTATCATTCAGTATTTCTATCATACATCTCgaaaatgatatatttttttattacggaatatttatacttttactaatgaatgaaatagtttattctgCTAGAAAAAGGGTTGATTTACAGGTGTTGTCGCAAAATATATGTGCTCCTTATACAGCTTGAAATAGCATGCAAAATATTAACATAATCATTAGGTATAtctaaatttaacaaaataaagaaaattaattatgattataagCCCCCGATACAAATATATCGAGTGTAAATTGAATCATTAAAACTGTTAAATgataatgtggtcgaaacgtcgaaatAATTTTAgcagtaaataaaatagtagcCAATTAATTCCCGAGATATATTAGCTATAATGAAATCATCCAAATGatgcaaaaatgaaaaaataaagcgCAGGTCGACTCATAAAAGCTCGCACGAATGGATTCAACGAATGGTTCTGTgtgtaactattttttatgtacttCACGcgaatatgaaaatgtcacgcATATGTCATTTTTTTACCTATAACATTGTTTGTACGCATAGTGACATTATTTTCGTTCAAATtagtgccagctcttgtgaatcgacctgtacgaATGGCGTGGTTCGAGGAGTGTAGTCACCTGAGCAGGCTCTCCATGTCTTTGTCGTGGACGTCTCTGAGGATGACGATGGGGTGCTGGCAGGGGTTGGCCTTTAACAGCTTCCTGAAGTAAGGACTGCACGCGGATAGCACGACCTGGACAGCAAGTGTTCAGTAAAGAATAAATCCTTTTGGTTGGCTTCCGccatctttaaaaaaacatgcaaaatgcaaaattcaaatcggtccacccttttaagagctatggtgccacagacagacagacagacacacacacagacatacagacacacagagcggtcaaacttataacacccctcttttagcgtcAGGGTCCACCAGTCTTGATCAAATCTcggtttacaatttatttataaaaaatattataacgaaTGAGTAAATATTACACAAGATAGCGCGCTGGGTGGAGgacctttttaacccccgacgcaaaaagaggggtgttataatttgtCCTTTCGTTTCACCCCTTAATTCCATTATATTGctagtttaagttttattactgtaacacctatgtgttattgatagaaccaaaataaatctacCTTTCTTAGATTGCACAAAACATGGATTTAGGTATATAAGAAttgctttttaaatatttattaaaatgattAACACGATCGATTTTATTAAAACAGCAGACTTTTTAATCGTCATTTctcacgtttttttttcatccctGCCTGACTAACTTCCGTACCTTATGTGCAGTGAATGTAGCGCCCGCGCACGCCAACGTGACGTCAACGAAGTCCTCTTCGTCGCGCAGGCGCCGGAACGAAGACACCATGGCCGAGTGGAAGTCGTTCCAGCGCAGCGAGTACTGCTGCTCGCCGCCCGCACCCGGCGCGCCGGCCGCGGCGCCGCCTGCAAACGCGACACAGGTTAACACTACGGCATTAATCCCGGAATATCGTAACTCCGGAATCTCGGACCGCAAGTTCCGATATTGTAATAGGGTAGATGactaaataaaactgtttaGTCCGCCAGTcggataattaaaaaatattgtacacgtattttttcttttgtttgacaaacaaaaaatgacgaggatacagtgcttaggagtttcgagtgaagtcactatatggtacgatttttacctaatagtgatgtcacaagcccccactccggaagtttgatgatctatacctttgtcgattttttataatttgataaagcaaaaaatacgtgtcccatatttttccataacCTAACTTTactgtcggactaaatagaatgatatatttttaatccaGTCGTCATCCTATTCCGATACTTAATTGTCCAATATCGGAAATCTCAATATCGGACTCAACcaaatttttaataatgtaatgtgaAAAAGTGATCTAGCTAGACACGCGGCAGAGTGTCCAGCCAAGTTCAAGGAAAAAAGAACTGGCGACGCAGCcgtgtgtaggtatattttcacTAACCATTCCAATATAGGATTTACGACCCCTTCAGGACTCGAAGCCAATACACGATATTTGGCAATTTATTCAAAGTTAACACCAGTTGGGTTGGAAATTAtcaagataaaattaaataaataaaatcatgggACAATTAACATTTGACCTGGTTCCGAATTGAGAGAGATTGTGTAAACGCGATAAGATGGAAAATTCACATTGGCgtcttaggtaggtacacactTTGATTTTGTACCCGTGCTTTTAGCGTGATTTAGCTTATACctacaagtacagtcaccgttaccaatatttgacacaaaaaagtgtgcataaatatctgtcaCGACTCTAttcttttgcaaaataaaatattataaatttcatTCACATACTTTACCTACCTTGCTCATAATATTGAAAGAGAAAAAAACTGCAAAATTGCGAATATCTTACTCCAGAGTATACTCGTAAAGCTTGTTCGTAGGCAATGGTTTATATATACTGGCTATGGTTACGAACGTAGCACGTAGCCATTCGTTTgtgtgaaatttaaaaatacgaaGTTTTTGCTTCAGATTTTTTCTTCACTCTTTTCTCACAAACATGTACCTACATTAGTTGTATATGtactatagtagattgtacaacaagagtataaaacgatccattttacccaagacgttcatataggcacccgagccggtacggcgagggtggatagacacgtcgaggggaaaatgggtttaatgctcgagttttacactctgcttttcacttagattgcgaggaaatgagaTAGAAATAATGGAAACAactgttcactttctatgtactttttatttttcatgtattattatatatatttttttattttattgatttattttgattgatttaattgatttttagttttatattaattaaaaattattaaaaaaaatacacttctttgtttgtggctgtttacacctgattgccttggtcttagacgaagattttactttatgcactagagcataaaaagtcattttatgtcgcctagatccagcataaacacgaactttacgagcatgaaaagtgaaaaaacatttcatgttttgtatcttttaaataaataaaaaatactctatgttaaattttgaaaatattgagATTTCAAAAGTCCAAAAGCCATGTGGTCTCAGGACAACTTCAGAGACAAACCCTATGCGTGGGATCATCCCAATTCGTTCTGCTATTTTGGAGTGAAAGCACTTTTTCGGAGTTCCATGGGTATTTTTCATAACCCGTTAAACTTCGTTTCaacaacggaacccttttttACATACGGTTCGAGACGCACTTATCCGgtttttacaaccttttttaaaacaaatcgtCGAGGATAACGCAAATCCACGTAAGCATTGGATAATTCCGCGTATCTAACAAATTTACCCAATTACCAATGTTTACTcaaaattagttaaaataaacaaataaattaagttaaaacCATGCATACGATGCGGTAGAATATGCGGTATTTACTGGTagataaattcaaattatattcCACTTTCCCCGacggtattttttttgtttgctttcagtggtcggattgatcTAAAAATTAATATGTAAACATATAATTACGTAGGTGGGGTTGTAATGCAAatacagtaagcaaaaaaagtttttaattaccattttttttaacgaaaatttacttaaatacgACTAATACATGTATATAAAGAGGTATTTAATTTGAGTAGCTTTACGAGGTCGGCCACTTATCGTATCAACATTACATAGATCAACGATTACATGATTTCAGGTTATTTATAGTTTTGTTTTTCAGAATTAAATACTAGAATAAAGTATCGAAATTTAGAAAGGGTATCAATTTACAACTAGTACCTATTACAAATAGGTATACCTATgctaatttatttgtaatcgTGAAACGCAGATGCAATTCAAAAAGCTGTCGTCAATTACAAACAATAATTTCCAAGCTCTAAAGccggtaataataatatttaattagagTACCTAATTAAGTTCTCCTAATGTACAGGTACTTAAAGACTTAATTATCAATTTCAAGCATTAATTAAAGATTCACatgattttttctttaataagaAGTAAGAAGATACAAAGATAAAATCATCTAAATACACCCCAACGGCGCTACGAATAGAGTTGCATTCGATATTTTCGAGTGTAGTGTTCCAGaatattcatttatattttaagtacctaaaataCAATCAGACAGATCATTAGTTTTAAAATCAGGTACAAAAGGTACATTGAAATCGTCATCAGCACCTGCGTTATTAATGAAATGGAATGAACCTTAATGTTATTTGCGGTTGTATTACTTAATGTTTGCTTGTATATAGCTTTGATTGAAGCTGTTTTTTTTCCCCTAGAAGTAGGTAATtttgaatgatttattttgactCTTGGTTGATTCTAAGTAATAGAAACTAATTACCAAATTCTCAAAAGAAAGGTACAATTTTAAATGTTACAATGAAATAGAATAATTGTAGAGCCTTTTTCTGTCCCAGATATAAGAAATGAAGTAGAAATATAACACTGAAATAGGTACTGTTATAGTAAAATGTGATTGGCATATCGTCAAGGATAGTGCAAATCCGCTTATTTATCGCATGTAAATATCGCGTATCTGCactacatttaattttacacGGGATTGTTTTatcttcacattttttttatttcaaggaATTTCGACTAAAATTACGAAATCACTTGTCAAATGCGCGGAATCATCCATTTTTTTTCGCGCACTTTTTAAAAGTCAACTActagtaaatattaaatatataacaataaAGCACGTTCTACAGTCActtacattaatatctgccacagtagtgcgtgcaaaaatatctgacacgtactACAGGGTCGTATCAGtttgtatcagatattaatgcacgctttgctgtgtcaaatattgtgctggtgactgtacaacttcACATAAGGTAACATAGCATCACAAAATCAAAGTAAGACGCCCGTAGTGTGATTTTCCATCTCAACGTGTTTACACAATCGAATCGGTTTCCCGAATTCTGTATAACAATATCGTGACCCCGTCCTTTGATCCCGAGCCGAGCCCAAACAACCCGACTCTGCTGGACGCAGGCTTAAAATTTGAAACTGGCTGTTCTATTTCGTCGTCTAAAGTGTCGGACCTCGTAACTCTTTTCAAGAAAATCTTGTAACTCCATTTTTATACAATTGCCATGCCACGAATTCTTATTGTACAAATTGTTTGGAGTTTTTGTGCCCCCTGTAAAATTTAACCTGAAGGAGTTACAAGGTCTGACACTAGACGACTATATAAACTATTCaatatttggtaaaaaaaaatctcatgtccatttcagggtctcaaactattcccatgcaaaattaaatatacatttGTTTTATGGATAGCCATTggaggagaaaagtcctcgagggGCGACCACCAAAAGACGAAGCGTTGCCACTGGGAggactgacgatatcgcgaGAGGTACGGGTCAAAGTGGAAGCAAGTGGCGAGTtcttgttcattgtggcgttcttaggGGGATGCTTTTATTCAAcagaggacgtcttccggccgctgatgatgatggttttgTGGTTTAAATGTGAAGAGGTTGCACataaaccgaaaaaaaaaacaatgaaaatatctTCACAGTGAAAAAGTCAAAATAGCTCAACGCAAGAGTAATACGCAAATGATCTTCCTAAATGATCTCTAAAAAAGTGCATCCTATTATTAGGCAATCCATTAGATGTACTTATTTGTGGACAAATGACTCATAAGTACCAAGTACCTGGTGCAATAGCTTGACGGATGTGTAAAACACGCGGatgttttgtaaatataattaaatcagATTTATTTTGTCATTACTTTATAGGATTTTATAAATGGAGTCTCTGACGGGGCTTTAAATCCAAAGTTCGATTCTGCTCGCataactgatttttttttttcatacaaataaccgTGTGGTTCAACTTTGCCCtcggccccaacattgcctgattcaattggGAGTCGATacctagcacccttctaggttttaaacttttatccccccgtaataataattcccgtgtagacaaaagtttaaaacctataagagtgctaagttatcgactctaaatcgaatcaggcaatgttggggccagaaggcaaagttgaagcagtttacggtacaataccaaattgacggcacattgctatgtgtttatcttagagatgtcaaataaatgtcaaaaattatttaaaggcccCCGTACTAAGAGGCAGCGATAACTCCGCCATGTCCGATaaactgatttaacgattaaactttgaggatcaaaaaatgaagtaaatttaagttttatgaaaatgtttcaaaagaaaagtaacttagttttgtgattagaatcgaaccttgaactTAAAGCCATGTTCAGAGAGACCTTGTATACCTACAGGAAAATCATTAATAAATAGGTCAATTACAAATAGCATAACTTGTCTACATCTGCATTAAAATTCTATTTTTAGGGTAGCGCCAAttatttcacatacttttaattatgtatgttaacAGGTTCCCCCATccccattaattaattataaacgcgaaagtatgtctgtctgttactttttcacacttaaaccaattatttatttaaaagaaatttggtatgaagatactTTGGCCCataggaaggacataggatagttcttatcccggaaaattgcatagtatccgcgggaaagcgataaacgattttttcgcGATGGAGCAAAAGCTAATggattatgtacagtcgagttcataaacttgtgagcaaaaattttatcaaaaatatctgaacacgcttctacgccgttaacaatagagtcgtgttcaggtattgttgattaaatttttgctcaccattttatgaactcgactgtacggcAATAACAAGTTCTGATGTCACTTATAAAGCAACTCAATTGATTTACTATTTtcctatgtacctatttaaaaacaattaataatctaatttaacgttaattgataatTGATCGGGTTAGcctggtattttttttctaattagaATTGTGTTGAGTTACGGTACGTCGCAAGGTCTAAGACCTTTACCCTTCGGGTTAAAGAATTAAAAATGAACCTATTGTAGCTACTCCTAGCGCCAAGCGCCATCTTGCACTCGAACACAAcaactgtgttttttttttattatcacagTGTCTCAACTCCGACGCATAAACAACTTCCGACGCTCTCGATCTTACTTCAATaatcggtccccaggcataacatttGCCCGGAGAGAGatcagtcagtcaaaatatcttcattcaatttaggctaggtataacaagcacttaagatgtaaaaaaaaactatattcgGTTCGGAGAaaactctgttgagaagaatccgacaaaAACTCagccagggcccaattgcataacagaTTACAAGCAAATttttcttaacattttttttaacagttttacaATGTATTTGTGTTGTAGCCTCTATCCATGTTAGTGGGGGTCACCACACTTTCACAAAAGACTGGTTACTTTGTGAAAATCAATGAGCATTACACCAAATAATGCCACATTGGTGAAAACATtgcaaatgaaattaaaataacgcGGCGCCATGTTATTAGAGCGACTACGTTTTTCGATATATTAGGTACGGCTCTCAGGAAGCCACACTATCCAACTTGGAATATCTATCGGCCCGTGAACTGAATGCCCCCTTTTCTACGCAGGTAAACGACCTCATATTGATATcacattgaaattaaaatttgccGTTTTATTTTGGCACGTATTTATTACAGCGTGCCTTTCAGCGATTCCTGAAtacatttgattttaaaatgacatGCGAATTTGTTTATACGTTAAAAATGAGAGAGGTATGGCGTCCACTAAAGTTACACTAATCACCATAATGTTATAAAACTTTAAacattataaacgtgaaagtgtTACTGTGTTGCgcgtgtaccatcagccaaatatgtggtctaccaccctaaagtcgataatcgtttgcatgtcacaaaacaataatgccaatagacgtgtctgtcaacttgaaagttcgactttagcgacatattcatttgataggaacttgcttaaaaattgatagaccacttatttggctaatggtacaCAACGTCTCTCTACCCGAGCTCTACcctatgtacgagtataatggCCAAAATGCTGAGTAGAGTTACTTCTCCCTAAGTTcagataagttcacctttgtacttaAATCTCAGTAtgtgtcaattgtgtttgtttatttattttgtacaataaagagtttaactGCATACGTacacacatacctacctacatatctGTGTCTCAGAATGTTCCAATACTCGTatcgtaaattatttgattaagtagttgaatataaaaaagtatgttcaaaataaaattaaattccgaagtattaaatcgtaaaggcattctacataataataataataccctAATCAACACATTCACAAGGTTGCCAAGAAGAGATCGCTcgcgataaggtcgcctattgtttacattgtaattttctctctgtgtatgtacatgttttctgtatcgcttactatttctagtgtatgtacaataaagaataaagagttattgtattgtattcctCTTTGTCCAGAGGGTAGAGACACGTTTTATGTTACTCTTTTTCGCTAAAACAGCGGAATGTGTTtttgtgaaatttggtatgtatatattttagaaataagacatggcaaattttATATCGAgtggtataaaaaaattgcataacTGCTCTTCTTACAACGTATGTGAAGACTACGACATTAGTTTTTGAAGGATTTCCAACTGTTAAACTTATTGGTGAGCAAAGTCGCAGGCATAGGGTCGTAATGGTAAGAGATTTGGTAATATTGTGCATA is from Choristoneura fumiferana chromosome 3, NRCan_CFum_1, whole genome shotgun sequence and encodes:
- the LOC141426921 gene encoding uncharacterized protein isoform X2, which translates into the protein MATETGGAAAGAPGAGGEQQYSLRWNDFHSAMVSSFRRLRDEEDFVDVTLACAGATFTAHKVVLSACSPYFRKLLKANPCQHPIVILRDVHDKDMESLLRFMYQGEVHIGQEQLKEFLKAAQLLQVRGLTDVPPTVPVPTMEQNKASPQSASSWTETGSGGSREREAAPREGRRARRPDDGASSTPPPKRARSSDLYQAQMKTRTEQLLAQASPERNGHELALFGQALEPGAHLSNISNNLSGEGEDSSSDAGASDTEGEPRAKQEPLDYDDPAHIANTNGAMPHSFPGLLNLQGFPGLPGPSGIPDNFGAALAGGALGYRPQCPLCGRVYSSTSNLRQHMLNVHSQTDRDQWFPCQHCGKKCKTKHYLINHQLQAHGIRQRQNS